In the Triplophysa dalaica isolate WHDGS20190420 chromosome 8, ASM1584641v1, whole genome shotgun sequence genome, ATAGGATCACCACGGCCGGGCTCATGCTCCTATAATGGAATGCACCAATCGAAAGGATGCAGGCTGACTATATCCCAGAGTCGCATACGAGAGATTAATTCCTCCAAGGCACGCACTCGCTTGAGACCACTCACGCAGTACAAGATGGTCTGCCTTACAATGCAAAATCAGGAGCTCTCCTAGCCGACAGCATGCCCTGCTACCTAAAACATATGCACCCCACTATTTGACTGTCTTCACTGCCGGAGAcacactgttctcatcacagctaaatgctcttcgggataagacatagaaggcattagatgtcacaagagtgaatatggagaacaataaggctattctgtgtaaaacaggggaaggtaaaagtttttttttgcctgTTACCGTGCATGGTGAGATATGGTGACATGCTGTAGGActgtcactgttctcatcacagctaaatgcatTTCAGGATAAGATAGAAGGCATGACATATCAAAAGAGCgaatatggagaacaataaggCCATTCTGTGTATAAGAGGGGAAGGTAAGAGATTTTTTAGCCTGTTAccgtgcatcgtgagatatggtgacctgctgtaggactataaggttactctgtacattataaacatatcattttataatattatgttcttatgtacattttatagcctataatgcatgtatgtataacacaaagctcatttatgttcatgtttcttaaatggacaatgtttagaattgtcgtgattgctgttctattattaggttcactttttttaatatacagttgaaagaaaaagtatgtgaaccatTTGGGCTTACTTGGGTTTACTAAtatccagggcctgaggcagcaaagcagccccaaaccatgatgccccctccaccatatttcacagttgggatgaggttttgatgttggtgtgctgtgccttttgttctccacacatagttctttccaaacaactcaattttggtttcatctgtccaaaaaatgttttgccagtagtgctgtggaacatccaggtgctcttttgcaaacttcaaacgtgctgcaatgttttttttggacagcagtggcttcctctgtggtgtcctcccatgaagtcctttcttgtttaatgttttccttattgtagatttgtcaacacaaatgttagcatgtgccagagatttctgtaagtgtttagctgacactctaggattcttcttcacctcattgagctttctgcgctgtgctcttgcagtcatctttacaggacgaccacgcctagggagtgtagcaacatgctgaactttctccatttgtagacaatctgtcttaccgtggacacatggacatcaaggcttttagatatacttttgtagccctttccagctttatgtaaatcaacaattcttgatcgtaggtcttctgagagctcttttgtgcgaggcatggttcacatcagacaacgcttcttcagaacaccaaactcaaaactggtgtgtgttttttattggacaggccagctttaatcaacacatccaatcacATCACATTGactggaccccaggttggctgactcctggctccaattagctcttggagaagtcattagcctagggtttcacaaaCTTtctccaccctgcactatgaatgtttacatgttgtgttcaataaaaacatgaaaacgtataatgtttgtgcggaattagtttaagcagactgtgtttctttgtttattgttgtgacttagatgaagatcagaacacattttatgaccaatttatgaagaaatccaagtaagcccaaagggttcacattctttttctttcaactgtatatatatctacacatacaaacacacacctacatATTGGCTATGaaacaattaccatggcaatcggtggagatggtggtttagtgggttaaaccactgaactggtaaatcaaaaggttgccggttcgatcccagcagccaccaccagtgtgtccttgagaaAGACAcattgctccagggggattgtccctgtaataagtgcactgtaagtcgctttggttaaaagcgtctgctaaatgactaaaataatcacaataattccaaattaattatgaattaaatgaacctgctttgtacagttcgGCGTGTTCAGCTACTCACGTCACCTCAGCACTCTCAACAGACTTTCTGAAAAGCcctgcggtcacaaaatatcacgtgGAACAGAACATTTTGTAACACCTGCCTTTAACCCACATCCGTTTCTGACTTGTTTGCAGTTTTGTTCTGCTAAATTTACTTTCTGTTTAGACTGGCTGCTGTTTTTGTAGTCtgtatgtgacattttcagtgaaGCTTTTTAAAAGTAAAGCTAAAATATATAATCTCATCATAACGTATAATAATGTggattaaaatgaaacaatgctTGGtactatatataaaatgtatgtttttataataaatataaattttaaagaaataagtaGCCTAATTCATCCATCTATTTTATACGCATTTTGGGAGACAGCGTTATGACGGTGCATGGGTGACATTACGGGCggcaaaataaaacatgcacTTAATTAATGTATGATCAAAAGAATATATGAGTAAAACAGTGTAAacatatttatagaaaaaaatctctcgTCGCTTCTGAGGAGGCGGTCCGATATGCTTCAATGCAGGGCGTGTCTGGGGTTATATatatcaaacacaaaacaagattctTTGCAGTGCTTTCGACTACAGTGATGGTCAAAGAACGCAAATTTTTggattattaaaatatacaagaaATATGGCATGTGCAGCCGGtagaatattttctttttacacttctttgtttgtaaatgtctttttaaataacTTAGTTTACACCACccatatgttttaaacactgctttgtctttttgtgttgttgttgtgtgtaacCTTCCATTGTGTCAAGAGAACTGTTTTTGTagattatgtgtaaaactgctaAATTCACAGAGATTTTCCATCACTGTTGCAGAAGCTCAAAGCACCGGATTGACTCTAAGTGAAATAAGTTTGATGACACCACAAACAAAGTTAAAAACTTTTTGTAGCTCCTTCCCTGCTGTCAAGCCTAGTATGGCAATTCTACCAAATCAGGTAggctaataaacaaacaaggcATAGATTCATTTTCTCCACTCAGACAGGTTCTTGAAAGTATGCAAGATAACCATTGCGTGAGACTTTATGACTGTTTTTTGAAGAGGGtggaattgaaataaaacaaaatttcgACTGTCTGGTTTATGTTTGCAGGAGATTGCTAAACTGATTTGCGGAGCTTGCCAAACATTCGTGAAAGTCTTTCCCCAGGTAAACattgtacatacaatgtgtgtAAAGTATATCTGCACCACTAGTACTTACGAAAAATGAATGTCAAAATTTTAGTTGCAGGGGTTTAACAAATGTGCAAGTCGCAACCATGAAGCTTCACTTGATGATTCAAAGCACATCATCAGAGGACTGGATGCTGAACTCAACAGAGTGGTAAAGGTAAACAATGCATGATTatgacttttttaaacataaatgttcatatttattgtatttggaACTTGCAACTTTGCTTTTGCAATTCCCCCACAGTTTAAGAAGTTCTCCCAGATGTCTGAAAAGATAAAACATAAAGGAAGTATGGAAGAacaacaatattatattttgcatTGGGCTGAAGAGTTAGAGActacacagaaaaaacaaaaggaagATACATTGTTACATGAAAAGGTTGGGTTCTTCCTTTTACTTTCAATTTACTTTGCTTGGTTTTACTTTGTTAagattagctttcctgtagctcagtggtaagagcattgcgttaacaacgtggataaaagcgtctgccaaatgcctaaaatgtaaatgtaaagattacTTTCGTTTTGGTTTTTATGTAGAAACTTACACCTTCTGAAAAGAGCAGATTGGAGAGTGAAATTAATTGGGAAAGAGCTAAAGAAATCTTGTCTGACTGGACttggaaaatgaaagaaatgaaagaggtATGTCTGTCAACATTTAAGATAAGCGATATTCCTGTCACACACAAGGtaaactgaatttaaaataaGTGACCCTGCTGGTGAATCCGGGTAAATTAATAGATTTTGAGACAGGATTTCACAGACAAGGACACATATCTCATAAACATCTTTATGTCTGTTTTTATCTAGAACTCAGTGTGTCCCAAAAGAGAATATAAAGAAACACTTAAGGATCTTTACAAACAGTGCAAGCAGGGAGAGTCCAGCATACTTCCGGTAATGGATTGGATGATGTGGACTGTACTACAGTCAGAAAACTGTGAGGTAAAAGGCTGGAAAGGTTCATATTAGGTTCATATAATAGAAACTTTCATATAGCTGAACTCCTATGATctaattattttctttcctttttcatATGAgagtattatatttaaatatttataaaaatgatttatatttacatatttattccattagaaaaatttgttttttttcatattaaagtGTGTATGGGGGGTTGACATTGCTTGGtaagaaataaagacattgcATGATAAAGTTTCTCTTTCTGATGGAAGGAATCCTCTCCCAAAATGTGGATGAAGAAACAGAAATCCAAAAATACAGGTGAGTTTTCTATGCAACAACCTTGCTTTGGCCCTATAACTGATTTTCAGCAGAAAGGCTGGTTACAGGATGGTCTCGATATGGTCAAGTGTACCTTTTTTGGGATGTATTATGTGTCAAAAGAATATgttaaaaagttttgttttttctttcactgCAGTTGGATTACCCGTTCCCAACTCAGGTACATTCTATAGTAAagcattcattaaataaatgttattttgtgataaattgTCATATCAATTTGCCATCACTGTTAGATTTAGTTccgtttttttctttcatttttgcagtttGGAATTGGATCACAAAGTCAACAGGTATAGCTCAActtcatattattataattgatGCATATAAAGCTTTCATCATCAGAACATATACTGTTTATTTACTATACAACATCAATGTGTTCTGTTTATAAAATCCAGCCAGAGTTCCAGACATCTTCTTTTACATcttcacatttgtattttatttttaatagcttTCGTAGTTCTGGATCCAAATACAGCCAACCCAGATCTCCAGGTCTCTGAAAACAGAAAATCTGTGATAGCAAGTAACTACAACTCTGACATCAATCATTGGGATGGGTTTGAAAGGAAGTGTTCTAGATATGATGGCTGGACTTGTGTTCAAGCTGAAGAGGGTTACAACACAGGTCGTCATTACTGGGAGGTAAATGTAAGGAAGAAACGTGAGTGGCGGGTGGGAGTTGTAAAGGAATCAGCTCCCCGGAATGGATATGTTACTATGACCCCAAAAGCAGGTTACTGGAATCTGCGTCTGCAACTGGGGACTGTAATGGCTCTGACTGCACCTGTCACTAAACTCTACCTGCCAACACCCTCAAGATTAGGGGTTTATCTGGACATAGATGAGGGTCAGGTCTCCTTCTATGATGCAGAAAAACGAAgacatatttacacatttatcaCAGACTTTAGTGGGACTGAAAACATTTACCCAATGTTTGGCACCattgagacagacagagagttgAGGATTTTATAGGCACAGCCTACATCCAAACACAGTTCATTTTGGATGGGAACTCTGCATCTTCTTTAAATTCACTCTCCTGACTCTGTACCCAGATTTCTAGCGCTGTGCATAACCCTTGATATAGTTTGTACTAAAATGTTTTCCCTGGACAGCTGTTGATAGCAAATATTTCTTCTGTTAATTTCCTTAAAACTCTTTCATATACAAACTCTTTTTTTGGGGGGCACGACGTTGCTGTCGGACCAATGTTTGTTGGTAACCCACTCTGGGCAGCTTGCTTATTTAGAACCATTTTACTGGTAACACTTGTAGCCTGTGAGCTAGCTCCTTTTGCTTGTATCTTGTATCTATGAAATGCAACTAAGATGGTCATATAGCGAGATATTGTACCACCAATATGCCAATTAGGTCTTTACCTATTGTGAGTTCCATTAGGGGGAGTGTTGTTGGCTCAAAAACTGATTCAGGACCTCTTTGTGCATTGGTGGGGTCTTCTCCATCATTGAATGTCAAAATGGTACCTGTTGAtgcaatgtgtttgtttaatactGGCTCTATGGTGACCACATAAACAGAAAgtgattttaatttcaaatttttcTGATTTGGGTAGGGGGTCTTCATGACTGCGCATGGTTGGCATTAAAAGCTGCTAATGGAAGGGATATTCCTTGTGTGGGACATGTAGaacttaatattatttaattaggGCTCACATAACCCAGAAAAGGGGGTTTGATCGTTAAAGATACCTGTTCTCCAGTATGTATGCTCAGGAGGAGAAAATTCCTGCTGTATTGGGTATGAATATTATCAGAGAATGTTATGCTAAcctgtttaataaaacatggtGCTGAGCTTTTTATGATCCCCCAAATACAATCAGCTACTTTGGGGTGGAACCAGGCATTTCGGTGCTGTCAGAAAATGGAAGCCATGTCCAATTCTTGCTCTTCATTTTGGTGATAGTGCAGGGTAACACTCCAGTTCAGGTGGCAGCGGGCACACTGATCCTGGTTCCTGTTACCTGCCCCCAAGTTTCAGGTGCAATGGTTGAGTTTCTCCTACAACCATCAGGGTCTGAAGAACATGCTCTTCCGAAGGGTTTGCTATCCCCCTCCCTGTTATATGCAGAGAGAGGGTTAGTCTATGCACCCATTGTTAATGTAGGTGGTATGGAGGTAGCCCCGCGTCAGATTATAGGCACTGTTCAGGTAGTGACAGTGATTCTGACTTCTATTTtttctctactctttataaaaaagaaatctaaCTTGGCTCTGTATACtatgttaggttatatgagaccatttttttttttttgattgcacttatgctttatGTTGGggttccattgcttaccccatctgtaagtccctttggataaaagcgtctgctaaatgactaaatgtaaatgtaaaagcgCCAGGGCCTAGACTCGAATTATGCCCAGAAGATGTGTATTGTGCAAAAGTGTCCGTTCGGCTGGGGAAACAGTTGTCCAACTGCCATATTGCCATGCCGTCTTTTGAGGGGCTGACTGGGATGAAGCAGAGCAGGCAAGGGGGCTTTTGAAAAAATATCTGGGCgttttgaaacatgaaattccGTTAGTGGATGATAAACCAGTCCAACAACTGTATAGACCGATACGAGGGTGTACGCTTGCATATCCAACAGCTTTTAGACCGTAAGGTAATAAGGGAAAGTAGTATTCCTTACTGGTCCCCGATTGTCCATGTACAGGACTGTGTTGATGGCAGTGTTGCAGGTAATTGAAACTGAATTGAAATGTGATTAAaggaaatatttgtattgttatttgaattataaagtgtatttctgtgtttctttgtaGTAGTTGTAGTTGTACGCTGTTCCTCCGGGTTTTTTTTTGGTTAggttttccctttttttcccTTTCTCATTGATCTTtatctaaataataatcatcAAACATTAGTTTTATAAGCTTGATTTTTACTaatttgttacaaatatttttggtaATATTTATGTTAGTCACAATTCATGTTGtagtcaaataaatatgaattttgcttttaaataaagttaatttcctaatatttttatttatttacttatttattttatatagtacAATCTAAAATCTTGCCTAGGGCACCAACTGAGGCTGGGCCTGCCCCCGCATGTAACCCACATCCGTGTCTGACTTGTTTACAGTTTTGTGCTGCTAAATCTACTTTCTCTTTAGACTGGCTGCTGTTTTTATAGTCTGTATGTCAGTGAAGATTTTTAAAAGTaaagctacactgtaaaaacatgtgaaatctACAGTAATTCACTGTGTTCATGCACTGGAAATAACTGTATTAGGGGTCACAGTGAATTACTGTAGTTTCAATGAGAAATTACAATACTGGTCAAATTATTGTGAACATCATATTAAAGAGAAAGTACGGCACAAAATCACAGTAATCAGTATTGTCATGTAGAAAGTCACAACAAACAAGTACTATGTGATATTTACAGTAATTCCCTGTGTTCATGCACTGGAAATAATTTATTGGGGCTCACAGAGCATTAAAGTATATTCAATGAGAAATTACAATATTGATCAAATATTGTGAATATCACATTAGAGGAAAGTGCTAGAAAAAACGACTTTGTTAACCTAACCAACACAGGTCTGTGGTAAATCACAACAATCAAATGTTCATAGTTCTTTATTATAAAgggtttaaataattaaaaaaatagtttccCAGTTCACAGGTATTACAGTTAATCTTGGAATTGAGAACGTTTTGTGTGATATTCAGGGCACCTCTGAAATGGGACATAATCCAAAACTAAGTATGATCATTATTTAAAGGATACAAATGTCTCGCACAAGctttaaatagctttttttctcttttgcctTACTTGATGTCACTCGCCGTCCGGGTGCAGCGCCGCTGTCGCGGATGGCCAAAGACTATAGATACAAGAGCCAAAACTCAATACAACGTTCCATTGCAACACCAGCGCCCTGTGATTTCCGCCGTTTCGGGTGCAAGTGACTCGTCTTTTTTCTTTCTCGATAGCAATATGagctgctttgtaaaacattgaaGCTGAAATCCAACCTGTATGATGATAATAcataatgacaaaaacattagCTCGCCAGAAACCATTTaagttaaaatcatttttaccccaaaatggTGGCTGCAATGTTTGCCAAAAACACCAGAGTTTTGCCTCTTGGTATCTATATTCTTTGGCGCCGCAGCACCTTTTGATGCGACCAAGTATTCCGACCTGCAAGCAGCCTGTGATTGGAGTGTAGCTGCACAGATTGTGTAGTAGCGGTAAGTTTCTTACGTTTTCTTTGGACTAAACTTTGTCACTTCATAACAGTAACAAAACAGTAGTAAGTTGttgacagtgcaggtggaagttTTAACGTTACGGTTTCATCGTGGTTTATACGTGTAAAGAGTCTGAGTTCAATGCAGCTTcgatttctgcatttatttggcatattaatatttaaagaaatctttCTAACATCAGATTTCAGTGTGGGCATGCAGTATGTCCTGCTGCATTTCTGACAGGTTCCTTGTCAGGATTAATCCAGAGTCCAGCAAGTCTAGTGCCAAGGTTCAGAGAAGCCAGAAAACTAGAAAGTCAGTACACCAAAAGAGgtcatacatacacaaacacttttattaccttcacttacagacaccactgtcactttatttctgttgcatgtctacaaaagttctaattgaaaattaacacaagtttacatgtcgatggttttgttgagtcaccattatggtgatgagtgtttgctttagtttggtcttgaccctttgctttccatgGGAAGAAGTCTTTGCCCAGTTTTGATATCTGTGTGGGGAAACCGACACCGAAACTGCCAGGAAAAAAGTTCAGAAAAAGCTAACGCATTAACTTCTTTAGATTGGAGAGGAAGTAAATGTTTGAGAGTTTAAGTGgtgctttaatgttatttgttgtcCACATCTATGATATTTTAtgagataaaataatatactgaaTATCTTCAACGGCatatatgataaatgttctagcagacatcaagaatataacagtttttctcaacaatggtgacaacagaaaaaaacacttaagataaacgcaatgcattctgggtatcatcaaagcacaaaactcatcaatgactcccagcatgcattgcggctgtaagcttttcatttgttagtcaccactgttgagattcatactctAATTCTTCTTTATGAGTCAAAGACcaaatgcaagctttttaacggttcaaatactttttatattgacaattgcaggaaatgtgaattttaaatgtaaatccattgagacatttgtaacaaaaaaaaacattaaataattaaacaacatcccaatttgaaaatatctaaacacattttcatttgatgtcattggctacaaaactatgttttatacaaaacaatgtcatagcatCCCAAAGATAACTGGAAACATATTTATGAtggctgaaagaggccaactaaagcaaaccctgatcacaaaaacggtgactttgaatacaccaataaagcatcaagtcatggctgttatgctgcagtctcAGCAtatgatgatcgtcttcagtattctgacgtatttacaagatgaatagtgggtgtggctcatgttttctactgtgaattgattggatgaataaaaacaggatgttcccgtaattttatggtagtttgctggcaaccacagctgccttttttttccgtaaaaactacagaatttgtattttctcttctcttttctgatattaaatgttttgtgggtcaccactatgctgaagagtggagtctgtgtttaagtgaAGGTCAGCAATGAGatgctgatgtcatgctgcatgttgctttgcttaaaagtgactttgatgttttaataaagaattacaaagaaataaattaagtaaatgttatgttttcacttttatgcatttggaccaagttttcattgtatataaagaaatgcattttttacagaattttactggcaaccacagctgccggtatttttctggaaaaattacggaacattttttacagtgagggACTTCACAGAGTTTGACTGGCAAAATAACTAGATTGaggtcaatatttatttaatctaaaatgtatatattataatttactatttattatttgtttttcagaaatcttCATGTGGAACAACCCGTTCAGCTGTGAATTATTATGATTATGTTacttaattatattttagcattttgttgtttgtttaggaaatgttttcaaattgtGTTTTACGTTAAATTAGAGACAATGTATTTGTCAAACAGTGTGATCCACTTGTCAAAGTCCAAGCATAAAGTGCTTGAACTCCATTGAATttgtactgtgttttttttcttaatagtaTTATTCTTACAGTCAGAAACTCTAAGAATTTATTCTAAGAGCCAGAATAAATTATCTGTGATTCATTTCGGGTTTGGCTCTAGGCtaacttttaagcaataatcCTAAGAAATTAAGTAAACTAAAACtatgttaataattatttttttagggGCTATTTCCAAATCATCTACATTATcttaaaaacaatcacagttactaaatGGCAGcaattgacaagtaacttaatgtaaaaaacaatcacagttactaactggcagtaattgacaagtaacttaatgtaaaaaacaatcacagttactaactggcagcaattgacaagtaacttgatgtaaaaaacaatcacagttactaactggcagcaattgacaagtaacttaatgtaaaaaacaatcacagttactaactggcagccattgacaagtaacttaatgtattattactt is a window encoding:
- the LOC130427084 gene encoding butyrophilin subfamily 3 member A1-like, yielding MACAAEAQSTGLTLSEISLMTPQTKLKTFCSSFPAVKPSMAILPNQEIAKLICGACQTFVKVFPQLQGFNKCASRNHEASLDDSKHIIRGLDAELNRVVKFKKFSQMSEKIKHKGSMEEQQYYILHWAEELETTQKKQKEDTLLHEKKLTPSEKSRLESEINWERAKEILSDWTWKMKEMKENSVCPKREYKETLKDLYKQCKQGESSILPVMDWMMWTVLQSENCEESSPKMWMKKQKSKNTVGLPVPNSVWNWITKSTAFVVLDPNTANPDLQVSENRKSVIASNYNSDINHWDGFERKCSRYDGWTCVQAEEGYNTGRHYWEVNVRKKREWRVGVVKESAPRNGYVTMTPKAGYWNLRLQLGTVMALTAPVTKLYLPTPSRLGVYLDIDEGQVSFYDAEKRRHIYTFITDFSGTENIYPMFGTIETDRELRIL